Proteins encoded within one genomic window of Cucumis sativus cultivar 9930 chromosome 3, Cucumber_9930_V3, whole genome shotgun sequence:
- the LOC101221403 gene encoding ubiquitin receptor RAD23b yields the protein MKLTVKTLKGSHFQIEVQPTDTVLGVKKNIENVQGKDSYPCSQQLLIHNGKVLKDETTLTENKITEDGFLVVMLSKSKAPGSTGSSSTQTTTIVPTTTPTPNSTSIPEAPAQPAASRNVAISDVPTANAQIDTYGQAASNLVSGNNLEQTIQEIMDMGGGSWDRETVTRALRAAYNNPERAVDYLYSGIPETAEVAAPVARPPTGQPIDAGGATAPPVSGGPNSSPLNMFPQESLAAAAGGGGGSLGSLEFLRNNPQFQALRSMVQANPQILQAMLQELGKQNPQLLRLIQDHQAEFLQLINEPLEGFEGDLFDQPDQDMPHAINVTPAEQQAIERLEAMGFDRDQVIEAFLACDRNEELAANYLLEHGGEFED from the exons ATGAAGCTTACGGTTAAGACCCTCAAAGGAAGTCACTTTCAAATTGAGGTTCAACCTACAGACACA GTATTGGGTGTAAAGAAGAACATTGAGAATGTACAAGGAAAAGATAGTTATCCTTGCAGCCAGCAATTGTTAATCCACAATGGgaaagttttaaaagatgaaacaACGTTGACAGAGAACAAGATTACTGAAGATGGTTTTCTTGTTGTTATGCTTAGTAAG AGTAAAGCACCTGGTTCAACTGGGTCATCATCTACTCAg ACGACGACTATTGTACCTACAACTACTCCAACACCGAATTCTACTTCAATCCCTGAAGCTCCTGCACAACCAGC AGCCTCCAGGAATGTTGCTATTTCAGATGTGCCAACTGCTAA TGCTCAAATTGATACATATGGACAAGCTGCGTCAAATTTAGTTTCTGGAAACAATCTTGAGCAGACCATTCAAGAAATAATGGATATGGGTGGTGGCAGCTGGGATAGAGAAACAGTCACTCGTGCACTTCGAGCAGCTTATAATAATCCTGAGCGGGCAGTAGATTATTTGTACTCT GGTATTCCAGAAACCGCAGAAGTTGCAGCCCCTGTGGCTCGTCCACCGACTGGCCAGCCTATAGACGCAGGTGGTGCGACTGCTCCTCCTGTTTCTGGAGGTCCCAACTCGTCTCCCCTCAACATGTTTCCGCAG GAGTCCcttgctgctgctgctggTGGGGGTGGAGGAAGCCTTGGATCTCTTGAGTTCCTTAGGAATAACCCACAG TTTCAAGCATTGCGGTCTATGGTGCAAGCAAATCCACAAATATTGCAG GCTATGCTTCAGGAGCTTGGGAAGCAGAACCCTCAACTTTTGAGATTGATCCAGGACCATCAAGCAGAGTTTCTCCAGTTAATAAATGAGCCTCTTGAGGGCTTTGAAGG GGATCTGTTTGACCAGCCTGATCAAGACATGCCTCATGCTATCAATGTCACACCAGCTGAGCAGCAAGCAATTGAACGA TTGGAAGCAATGGGGTTTgatagggatcaagtcattGAGGCCTTTTTAGCTTGTGATCGCAATGAGGAATTGGCTGCCAACTATCTTTTGGAACATGGTGGCGAATTTGAGGATTAA